In Danaus plexippus chromosome 19, MEX_DaPlex, whole genome shotgun sequence, the following are encoded in one genomic region:
- the LOC116768037 gene encoding phosphomevalonate kinase: MSPKVILLFSGKRKCGKDFVTDHLKEKLDGLCEVIKISQPIKSHWAKEKNLSLKDLLSDGEYKELFRLELIKWSEEMRDKDYGYFCRAACQNAADKPVWIVSDIRRKTDIKWFKESYGECSSLKTIRLTADLETRKQRGYKFASGIDDAASECDLDDFNEWDLVINNGKERDTLEKQLNSIMTLLPTL, translated from the exons ATGAGTCCAAAAGTGATACTACTGTTTAGTGGTAAAAGAAAGTGCGGCAAGGATTTTGTGACAGaccatttaaaagaaaa ACTTGATGGATTATGTGAAGTTATCAAAATATCCCAACCTATTAAGAGTCATTGGGCcaaggaaaaaaatttaagtctgAAAGACTTATTGAGTGATGGTGAATACAAAGAGTTGTTTAGATTAGAATTGATCAAATGGAGTGAGGAGATGAGAGATAAGGATTATGGATATTTTTGTAGAGCTGCCTGTCAAAATG CCGCTGATAAACCAGTTTGGATTGTTAGTGACATAAGACGGAAAACAGACATCAAATGGTTTAAAGAATCATATGGAGAGTGCAGCTCTCTGAAGACGATTAGATTGACGGCGGATTTAGAGACAAGGAAACAAAGGGGTTATAAATTTGCATCTGGTATTGATGATGCAGCATCGGAATGTGATTTAGACGACTTTAATGAATGGGACCTTGTTATAAACAATGGGAAGGAAAGAGATACATTAGAAAAACAGTTGAATAGTATTATGACATTGTTGCCAACCTTATAA